In the Pseudodesulfovibrio sp. S3 genome, GCGTTGGTGGGAGGGCTTGCTGCCGTAGGGGAAGGTCTGCGCGGGAGGGGGTCGGGGACGAGAGCCGCTGTTGGATGCCGTTGGCATCCAAGGCGCTCCACTGGATGCGAAAGGCAATCCGCTTTTTTTTCCGAACTCGCCACGCCGTTTTTGAAGCTTCTTACAGCGATGGGCAATTGGAAGCGGGGCTTAGAGCCTGTTGTGCGCGGCGGAGCGTGGCCCGGAAAGCGTTCGTTTACGGACTTTCTTTCCCGGGCAGTGGAGCCGCGCTACAGGCTCTTGGTCCCGCTTCCAGGATCACAGCCCCAAAAAGGCGTTTTTGCCTACTTTTGTCGCCTTGAACAAAAGTAGGGCGCTGTAAAAGCGAAACACTCCGTAATGATGACGAGCCTAACCCTCACCGCGAATGCGCTACGTATCAAACAATCCCCCAAAACCTATGATGAAATCTGCCGCCCCGAAAAACCGAAGAACCTAATCCGACAAAAAAACACCATCCCCACCACCCCTTACAACGACCGACAATTGGAACCGAAGCCTAGAGCCTGTCTCAGGCGGCGAAGCGCAGCCCGATTGAGTCCACAAGGTGGACAATCGTTTCGGGCAGCGAAAGCCGCCTACAGGCTCTAGGCTTCGGGTCCAGGATCACAGCCCAAAAAAGGCGTTTTTGCCTACTTTTGTCGCCTCGGACAAAAGTAGGGCGCTGTAAGAGCGCAACACTTCAAAAGGATATAGAGCCTAACTCCCACCGCGAATGCGCTACGTTTCAAATAAATTCCAACTCTTCATATGGAGAACGTGCTCATCACCACCGCGAATGCGCTCCGAACAAAACACTCGCCCAAAACCTATGATGAAATCTGCCGCCCCGAAAAACCGAAGAGCCTAATCCAACAAGAAAATCACACCATCCCTACCCCCCCTTACAACGACGAACAATTGGCCCTGAAGCTTAGAGCCTGTCTCAGGCGGCGAAGCGCAGCCCGATTGAGTCCACAGGGTGGACAATCGTTTCGGGCAGCGAAAGCCGCCTACAGGCTCTTGGCTTCGGGGCCAGGCTCACAGCGCGAAAAAGGCGTTTTTGCCTACTTTTGTCGCCTCGGACAAAAGTAGGGCGCTGTAAAAGCGAAACACTCCGTAATGATGACGAGCCTAGCTTCCGCCGCGAATGCGCTACGTATCAAACAATCAACGACACCTCGTACAGAGAACGCGCTTATCACCACCGCGAATGCGCTACGTATCAAAAAAATAAAAACCGGAAGAAGCAAAGCTTCTCCCGGCCATATTATTCTCAGAAACAGGGTCAGTCCAATCAGATGACCTTGTTCAACGGATACTCGATGATGCCTTCCGCACCGAACTCGACCAGCCTGGGGATGAGGTCGCGGACGACCTTCTCCTCGACCATGACCTCCACGGACAGCCACTTGGGGTCCTGCAACTCGGCCACGGTGGGAGAGTTGAGGCTCGGCAGGGAACCGTTCAGGGCGGCAAGCTTGTCCTTGGGCAGGTTCATCTTCAATCCGACCATCTTGCCAGCGCGCAGGGCGCCCTGAAGCAGCAGGTTGATCTCCTCGATGAGCTTGCGCTTCCTGGGATCGGCCCAGGCCTCCTTGTTGGCGATGATCTGGGTGTTGGTCTGCATCAGTTCTGCGATGATGCGCAGGCCGTTGGCCTTGATGGTGGTGCCGGTCTCGGTGATCTCGACAATACCGTCGCACAACCCTTCAATGACCTTGGCCTCGGTGGTGCCCCAGGAAAAGGAGACGTCGACATCGATATTCTGGGAGGCGAAGTACTCCTTGGTGAAACCCATCAGCTCGGTGGATATCTTCTTGCCGTTGAGATCCTCGGGCCGCTTGTACGGGGAGTCGCCCTTGACGCAGAGCACCCAGCGGGCCTTGCGGTTGCTGACTTTGGAATAGATCAGATCGTCAACCACGACCACATCGGACTTGTTTTCCCTGATCCAGTCCATGCCGGTCAGGCCGACGTCGAAGGTGCCGTTCTCCACGTACATGGACATTTCCTGGGCACGGGCCAGGGAGCACTTTATGCGGTCGTCGTCGATGTCCGGAAAGTAGTTGCGTTCGTGCAGCTTGATCTTCCAGCCTGCCTTTTCGAACAGCTTGAGGGTTGCATCCTGAAGAGAGCCTTTGGGGATACCGAGTCGGAGAAATTGTTCACTCATTTTTTATATACCTCTTTGGGGTCAAAGACATACGGAGAGCATTCGCTCACTTCGCCGTCTTTCAGTTCGCGATAAAAACAGGAACGGTAGCCCTTGTGACAGGCTGCGCCGCCGATCTGCTCAATGAGAAGTACCAAGGTGTCGTCGTCGCAGTCAATGCGGATGGACTTCACCTTCTGTGTATGGCCCGAGGTACCGCCCTTATGCCATAGCTCCTGACGGCTGCGGCTCCAGTAATGGACCTCGCCGGTTTCCAGGGTTTTTTCCCATGATGCTTCGTTCATGTAGGCCATCATCAGGACTTCGCCGGTCTCGGCGTCCTGGGCAATGGCGGGCACCAGGCCGTTCATTTTTTCGAAATCTGGTCTGATCACTGCGGTACCTCGTATCAGATGAATTTTCTTCGGCCCGGGATTGGGCCGGGGTCGGGTTATAGCTAATGATAATGGGAAGCGCAACTCTATGCCATATCAGTTCCCCGAATGTCACAAAACACATCACATGAAACAAGGTTCGTTCAGCCTGCCCTTTGGGGGGGCTTCTTGTTATTGAGACGGGCATTTGTTAGAGATGGCCCCTAACTCAATTTCTACCGCCACGCTGACCAGAAAGGTTTCACCGGCTATGCTTCAGACAATTGAACAGCAGGCCAGGATCAATTCCATGGGCCTCCTTGCAGACCCACAGGCTGAAAGGGATTTCCAGACAGCCCGGCTGCCCTATACGCGACGGCGGCTGCGCTTTGTCTGCGTCATTACGGCCGCCGCCTACCTGGGGGCCATCTACGCGGACTCCCTGCAGATCTCCGACAGCAGTTTCACCTTGCTTCTTGCGGCCAGGTTGCTCACTGCCCTGACCGGCTTGGTCCCGTTCATCCTCACCTTCAGCAAGAACACGACACCCTTCAAACTGGGTCTGTCCGCCTGTGCCTACATGGTGGTTCTCATGGCGACCGAGGCCCTTGAACTGTACCTCAAATCCGACACCAACAGCATGCGGGAAACCCCGATCACGATTTTCATCGTCTTGATGTTCTACCTCTTCCAGGCACCCCAGATCTGGCAACCGGTCATCGCCGGCGGCCTCGGGTCCGTGGCCTATATCCTCACCCTCGTCCTGTGCACCAATGCTCCGCCCGATTACATCTCAAACACGGCATTGACCTTTGCCCTGGCCAACGGCTTCGGCTTCTATTTCTGCATCCGGTTCGGGGCCGCGCAACGGCGTGAATTTTTCGCCCTCACCGAGCTCAAGCACAAGGCCGAGACCGATGTACTCACCGGCATCCTCAACCGAAGGCGCGTCATGGAATTGGGCGAAAGGGAATTCCGTGCCGCAAAACGATACGACCACGCCTGCTCCCTGCTGTTGATCGACGTGGATCATTTCAAAAAAATCAACGATTCATTGGGCCATGCGGCAGGCGACGATGTGTTGGTTTCCATAGCGAAGCGTTGCGTTGCAACACTCCGACAGGTCGACATCTTCGGCCGGGTCGGCGGTGAGGAATTTGCCCTTTTCATGCCCCACTCCACCAAAAACCAGGCGATACAAGCTGCGGAACGCCTCCGAAAGAGCATCGGCGACTCCCCCTTCACGACCGGAGAAAACGCGCTGACCGTGACGATCAGTATCGGTGTTGCCGAAATGACCCCGGAGATGGACACACTGGACGCCCTGTTCCGGCAGGCTGACAACGCACTCTATGAAGCCAAAAGACGCGGTCGCAACAGTGTCCATGCAGATTAATGTCCGACCCCGGAATGCGCCCTTCTCTCCCTGAACAACCGAATTTCTGACATTTACCGCCCACACTATTTTTGATACATCTCTGCCACCATTGACTCTTACAGGAGAATACGAGCATGCCCGTTCGTTCAAAGAATAATTTTCTTGTTTTCGGCGCCCCCCTCATCGAGCAGGAGGAAATCGACGAAGTCGTCGCTTCCATGAAAACCGGCTGGCTCGGAACCGGTCCCAAGGTGGCACAATTCGAGTCCGATTTTTCCGCCTATCTGGGGACAGGCCATGCAGCGGCCTGCAACTCCTGCACGGCCGCCCTGCACCTCTCCCTGGTGGCGCTCGATCTCAAGCCGGGGGACGAGGTCATCACCACGCCGCTGACGTTCTGCGCCTCGGTCAACGCCATCATCCATGCCGGGTGCACGCCCGTGCTGGCCGACGTGGACCCGGTGACCATGAACATCGACCCCGACGCCATCCGTAAAAAGATCACCAAGCGTACACGGGCCATCCTGCCGGTGCATTTCGCGGGAAGATCCTGCGACATGGACCGGATCATGGACATTGCCCGTGAGTTTGATCTCAAGGTGGTGGAAGACTGCGCCCACGCCATCGAAACCACCTACAAGGGGCAGCACGCCGGGACCTTCGGCGACTTCGGCTGCTTCTCGTTCTACGTGACCAAAAACGTCTGTACCGGCGAGGGCGGCATGGTCATGGCCCGCACCGAAGAGGACATCAGGACCGTCAAGATTCTCGGTCTGCACGGCATGTCCGCCGATGCCTGGAAGCGATTCTCGGACGACGGATACAAGCACTACCAAGTGGTGCATGCCGGATTCAAATACAACATGATGGACCTCCAGGCAGCCATAGGTATCCACCAATTGAAACGGGTGGAAAAGAATTTCAAGCGCCGCTGCGAAATCTGGGACATGTACCAGGACGCGTTCAGGCCTCTGCCCGTGGGCCTGCCCGCGCCCGAAGAGCCGGACACCCGGCATGCCCGGCACCTGTACACCCTGTTGGTCGACCCGGTGCACAGCGGCATTGACCGAGACCAGCTCCTGAACAGATTGACCAAGGAAGGCATCGGCGCCGGCGTGCATTACCTGAGCATCCCCGACCACCCCTACTACCAGCAGCGGTTCGGCTGGAAACTCGAAGACACACCCCAGGCAGTGGCCCTTGGCCGCCAGACCATCAGCCTGCCGTTATCCCCCAAACTCACAGACGACGATGTGGCCGACGTCATCAAGGCCGTAACCCTCTGTCTCAAGGCGTAACCCCATGCAGCGAGTCCGCACCGGTTTTTTATCGCCCCTTGTCCTGGCCCTCGTCCTTGCCTGCGGTCAGGCGCTGGCGGCCTCCACCCTGCCCGTGTTCACGCAGGCCAGCGTCCCTGAAGCGCCGGATTACGCCGAAACACAGGGTTGGCTGGTCCAGCCCGATACGCCCGGCGTCCGCCCCGTCGATGTTTTCTGGGTTTATCCAACCGTCCTCGGCGACACCGAACACTGGCTCATGGACCCGGCAAGCGTCCCCCTGCTCAAGGCAGCCATGAACTCAGTCCTCACGCAGGCCGGTGTCTTCTCCGGCCAGGCCAACCTCTATGCACCGATCTACCGGCAGATGAACATGGCCGGCCTTTCCCTGCCCGACGAACAGGTTGAAAAACTGATGCAGTACGGCATGGAGGACGTGCAGCGGGCGTTCACCTACTACCTGGAGCATCTCAACCAGGGCCGCCCCTTCATACTTGCAGGGCACAGCCAGGGTTCGAACCTCCTGGCGGAGTATGCCGTCAAGAATTGGGGGACACTCGGTTGCGAAAACAGACTCGTGGCCGCCTACCTCATCGGCTGGTCCATCACCGACGACGATCTCAAGGCCAACCCCGCCCTGAAGATGTGCGGGAACGCCACCCAGGTGAACTGTTTCATCTCATACAATTCCGTGGCCCAAGGACGGCAAAAGGCCGCCCCCACGATCAGGCCCGGGGCCATCGTGACCAATCCGCTTACCTGGACTACGAATGACGAATTTGCCCCGGCCGCTCTCAATCTCGGAGCCACCTTCTTCGATGAAGACGGCTCGACCCGGACCTACCCGCATTTTACCCCGGCCCAGGTCAAGGATTCCGGGCTTGAGGTGCAACCCGAAGAACCGGGACTGCTGGACTCGGACAGCACCACCTTCCCCACAGGGGTCTACCACAAATTCGACTACTCGCTTTTCTTCGAAAACCTGCGCCAAAACGTGCACGACCGCATCGCAGCCTATACGGCTCAATAAAGAAAGGCCCGGACATGCCGGGCCTTTTTCTTCATGGGATAAAGACGTATCACCTAGTCGCAAGCCACCCTGTTCCTGCCGTCTGCCCTGGCCGTGTGCATGAGTTGATCCGCCTTGGAGAACATGGCGGCTGACGAGGAATGCCCGGTGTTGTCACACAAGCCGATGGACATGGTCACAACAAGATTCGGAGCAAAGCCACCCCACGGATAGGACTCAATGGCTTTTCGGATGTTCTCGCAGGAAACAGCCGCGTTTTCCTTGTCGGTATTGGCAAAGAGGACAACCATCTCTTCATCGCCGTACCTGGCGACCACATCACTCTTGCGGGTGACACCGCTCATGATCTCAGCCACTTTCTCCAGCACGAGATCACCAATTTCATAGGAAAAATCATCGTTGATCTTCTTTAAATCGTCCAGAGAACCGATCATCAAAGACAAGGGTTGGCCGTATCGGCTGGCACTCTCATAAAACTGACGGGCCTGCTCGTCGAAATGCCGACGATTGTAAAGGTTGGTGAGCGGGTCCCTAATGGCCAGTTCCCGCAATTCAACATGCGCCTTGGCCAATTCCACATTCATCTGGTTGAAATATTCTGTCAGTAACCCCAATTCATCATCTGAAACGACCTCGACCTGGCACACTTCCTTACGGTTGGCTCGCATCAACCTGATGGCTTCGGCCAAGTTCCGTAAAACCGAAC is a window encoding:
- the hisG gene encoding ATP phosphoribosyltransferase, which codes for MSEQFLRLGIPKGSLQDATLKLFEKAGWKIKLHERNYFPDIDDDRIKCSLARAQEMSMYVENGTFDVGLTGMDWIRENKSDVVVVDDLIYSKVSNRKARWVLCVKGDSPYKRPEDLNGKKISTELMGFTKEYFASQNIDVDVSFSWGTTEAKVIEGLCDGIVEITETGTTIKANGLRIIAELMQTNTQIIANKEAWADPRKRKLIEEINLLLQGALRAGKMVGLKMNLPKDKLAALNGSLPSLNSPTVAELQDPKWLSVEVMVEEKVVRDLIPRLVEFGAEGIIEYPLNKVI
- the hisI gene encoding phosphoribosyl-AMP cyclohydrolase translates to MIRPDFEKMNGLVPAIAQDAETGEVLMMAYMNEASWEKTLETGEVHYWSRSRQELWHKGGTSGHTQKVKSIRIDCDDDTLVLLIEQIGGAACHKGYRSCFYRELKDGEVSECSPYVFDPKEVYKK
- a CDS encoding GGDEF domain-containing protein, translated to MLQTIEQQARINSMGLLADPQAERDFQTARLPYTRRRLRFVCVITAAAYLGAIYADSLQISDSSFTLLLAARLLTALTGLVPFILTFSKNTTPFKLGLSACAYMVVLMATEALELYLKSDTNSMRETPITIFIVLMFYLFQAPQIWQPVIAGGLGSVAYILTLVLCTNAPPDYISNTALTFALANGFGFYFCIRFGAAQRREFFALTELKHKAETDVLTGILNRRRVMELGEREFRAAKRYDHACSLLLIDVDHFKKINDSLGHAAGDDVLVSIAKRCVATLRQVDIFGRVGGEEFALFMPHSTKNQAIQAAERLRKSIGDSPFTTGENALTVTISIGVAEMTPEMDTLDALFRQADNALYEAKRRGRNSVHAD
- a CDS encoding DegT/DnrJ/EryC1/StrS family aminotransferase, yielding MPVRSKNNFLVFGAPLIEQEEIDEVVASMKTGWLGTGPKVAQFESDFSAYLGTGHAAACNSCTAALHLSLVALDLKPGDEVITTPLTFCASVNAIIHAGCTPVLADVDPVTMNIDPDAIRKKITKRTRAILPVHFAGRSCDMDRIMDIAREFDLKVVEDCAHAIETTYKGQHAGTFGDFGCFSFYVTKNVCTGEGGMVMARTEEDIRTVKILGLHGMSADAWKRFSDDGYKHYQVVHAGFKYNMMDLQAAIGIHQLKRVEKNFKRRCEIWDMYQDAFRPLPVGLPAPEEPDTRHARHLYTLLVDPVHSGIDRDQLLNRLTKEGIGAGVHYLSIPDHPYYQQRFGWKLEDTPQAVALGRQTISLPLSPKLTDDDVADVIKAVTLCLKA
- a CDS encoding DUF3089 domain-containing protein; the encoded protein is MQRVRTGFLSPLVLALVLACGQALAASTLPVFTQASVPEAPDYAETQGWLVQPDTPGVRPVDVFWVYPTVLGDTEHWLMDPASVPLLKAAMNSVLTQAGVFSGQANLYAPIYRQMNMAGLSLPDEQVEKLMQYGMEDVQRAFTYYLEHLNQGRPFILAGHSQGSNLLAEYAVKNWGTLGCENRLVAAYLIGWSITDDDLKANPALKMCGNATQVNCFISYNSVAQGRQKAAPTIRPGAIVTNPLTWTTNDEFAPAALNLGATFFDEDGSTRTYPHFTPAQVKDSGLEVQPEEPGLLDSDSTTFPTGVYHKFDYSLFFENLRQNVHDRIAAYTAQ
- a CDS encoding GGDEF domain-containing protein translates to MLIGSIAYYMVKRDVVRASAEHTFKSFNIDFGTYVKSYGGVKAAMESEKFDAFVERIHRLIPSDQGREVDDASYSTRWQERLFGYLVLSGQGVVLHPARGFRVGDKPPPEIVDQALGIEVDGKTVAKAVLVGETVLTEQDERYLAFVRHSLVTGLIIAVGVSSLLCLVFGRMLSSVLRNLAEAIRLMRANRKEVCQVEVVSDDELGLLTEYFNQMNVELAKAHVELRELAIRDPLTNLYNRRHFDEQARQFYESASRYGQPLSLMIGSLDDLKKINDDFSYEIGDLVLEKVAEIMSGVTRKSDVVARYGDEEMVVLFANTDKENAAVSCENIRKAIESYPWGGFAPNLVVTMSIGLCDNTGHSSSAAMFSKADQLMHTARADGRNRVACD